Proteins encoded together in one Oncorhynchus masou masou isolate Uvic2021 chromosome 3, UVic_Omas_1.1, whole genome shotgun sequence window:
- the LOC135506756 gene encoding uncharacterized protein LOC135506756, whose product MLLHWLANNIQIDNLTLNFNASREDYGLHFYGNADIPSALPSLSSLYVRYYSLGNIGRNDSNNGAMALPYYVTRRFYNSRGTENNRDRVILRVRNEGSNQQSVDEVYVTQHYPPNGNRGSGYDPDNTYRVNVSLLRQIQSLPTINLNVIPQTYHVEINHNSLQSLKNTWGHTSGLALLMALILHFTHPNILFKEQALRLTSQPQSGMDNLRVDDDKSLIKLQVKTTDRGKARIIWSGIPKRLLDQGVMVVLYKSNGNESKLVRASVRGKPQYLAPDGTSTLVSRSGSTRR is encoded by the coding sequence ATGCTGCTTCACTGGCTAGCCAACAATATTCAAATTGACAACCTGACACTCAATTTCAATGCATCCAGGGAAGACTATGGCCTTCATTTCTATGGAAACGCTGATATCCCCAGTGCGTTACCTTCACTGTCCAGTCTTTATGTAAGGTACTACTCACTAGGAAATATTGGTCGCAATGACAGCAACAATGGCGCTATGGCACTTCCTTATTATGTAACTCGAAGATTCTACAACTCAAGGGGGACTGAGAACAACAGGGACAGGGTCATACTCAGAGTTAGGAATGAAGGGTCCAATCAGCAAAGTGTGGACGAGGTCTATGTCACACAGCACTATCCACCAAATGGAAACAGAGGAAGTGGCTATGATCCAGACAATACATACCGTGTCAATGTCAGCCTCCTGAGACAAATCCAAAGTCTACCAACCATTAACCTAAATGTTATTCCACAAACATATCATGTAGAGATCAACCACAACAGTCTGCAGAGTCTGAAAAACACCTGGGGACACACATCTGGTCTGGCGCTTCTTATGGCTCTTATATTGCACTTTACACATCCCAATATCTTATTTAAGGAGCAAGCTCTTCGTTTAACATCTCAACCCCAGAGTGGCATGGACAACCTCAGAGTGGATGACGATAAATCATTGATTAAGCTTCAGGTGAAAACCACAGATAGAGGGAAAGCCAGGATCATCTGGAGTGGGATCCCCAAGAGGCTATTAGACCAGGGTGTAATGGTGGTGCTTTATAAGAGCAATGGAAATGAAAGCAAACTAGTCAGGGCCTCGGTCAGGGGCAAGCCTCAGTACCTTGCCCCTGACGGTACCTCAACCCTGGTCTCCCGGTCAGGCTCCACAAGAAGGTAA